The following coding sequences lie in one Haladaptatus sp. DJG-WS-42 genomic window:
- a CDS encoding YbhB/YbcL family Raf kinase inhibitor-like protein, translating to MTTFALTSSAFADGEPIPRKYGYRAENVNPPLSIAGVPEGTQSLALVMDDPDAMEPAGKVWDHWVVWNIDPAMTEIPEGWNQQGATVGQNSFGESGYGGPSPPDKEHTYRFFAYALDATLSLEAGATKADLQAAIESHVLAEALLTGTYAP from the coding sequence ATGACCACGTTTGCACTGACGAGTTCGGCGTTCGCAGACGGTGAACCGATTCCACGAAAATACGGCTACAGAGCAGAAAACGTGAACCCGCCGCTCTCGATTGCAGGCGTACCCGAGGGGACCCAATCGCTCGCGCTCGTCATGGATGACCCGGACGCGATGGAGCCTGCGGGGAAGGTGTGGGACCACTGGGTAGTCTGGAACATAGACCCGGCGATGACCGAGATTCCGGAAGGCTGGAATCAGCAGGGGGCGACGGTTGGACAGAACAGCTTTGGCGAGTCGGGTTACGGCGGGCCGAGTCCGCCCGACAAAGAACACACCTACCGGTTTTTCGCGTACGCACTCGACGCGACGCTCTCGCTCGAAGCGGGAGCCACGAAAGCTGACCTGCAAGCGGCGATAGAGAGCCACGTCCTTGCAGAGGCGCTGCTAACCGGAACCTACGCGCCGTGA
- a CDS encoding CapA family protein encodes MASTRRLGLLGDVMLGRLVDERQRWRSPPAVWGNLFSQLTDLDGLVCNLECCLSANGMPWSKTYRPFHFRADPTWAIPALTAAEVSAVSLANNHILDFGPVALGDTIDHLDRARIAHAGAGRNLDTALDPAVFTMRGVRVAMVALTDNTPEYAADHDKYGTAWVDVDHRHGPTRERVRGILSRARERNPALVIAALHWGPNMTTQPPANFVEFAHWLVDEGVDIVYGHSAHLFHGVEVYDGGLILYDTGDFVDDYAVDSHLHNDHSFLFEVTLTPDGLEELRLVPTEIYDFAAHRARPEAAMWCRETMRNRSEPFGTEFERDGEALVCSL; translated from the coding sequence ATGGCATCGACTCGTCGGCTTGGGCTTTTGGGCGACGTGATGCTCGGACGCCTCGTAGACGAACGCCAGCGCTGGCGCTCCCCACCTGCCGTCTGGGGCAACCTCTTCTCGCAGCTCACCGACCTGGACGGACTCGTCTGCAATCTCGAATGCTGTCTTTCTGCGAACGGGATGCCGTGGTCGAAAACCTACAGACCCTTCCATTTCCGGGCAGACCCGACGTGGGCGATTCCCGCACTCACCGCCGCCGAAGTGTCTGCGGTGAGTCTTGCGAACAACCACATCCTCGACTTCGGCCCCGTCGCCCTCGGCGACACAATTGACCACCTCGACCGCGCTCGCATCGCCCACGCGGGGGCGGGGCGCAACCTCGACACGGCGCTTGACCCGGCGGTGTTCACCATGCGTGGCGTCCGCGTCGCTATGGTGGCGCTCACCGACAACACCCCTGAGTACGCCGCAGACCACGACAAGTACGGGACGGCGTGGGTGGACGTAGACCACCGCCATGGGCCAACCCGTGAACGAGTCCGTGGCATTCTCTCACGTGCGCGCGAGCGAAACCCCGCGCTCGTCATCGCCGCGCTCCACTGGGGGCCGAACATGACGACACAGCCGCCCGCTAACTTCGTCGAGTTCGCCCACTGGCTTGTCGATGAAGGCGTTGACATAGTCTACGGCCACTCCGCCCACCTGTTCCATGGCGTCGAGGTGTACGACGGTGGGCTAATCCTCTACGACACGGGCGATTTCGTGGACGACTACGCGGTGGACAGCCACCTCCACAACGACCACAGCTTCCTCTTCGAGGTGACGCTCACCCCTGATGGACTCGAAGAGTTACGACTCGTCCCGACCGAAATCTACGACTTTGCGGCCCACCGCGCCCGCCCCGAAGCTGCGATGTGGTGTCGTGAGACGATGCGAAACCGGTCGGAACCGTTCGGCACCGAGTTCGAACGCGACGGAGAGGCGTTGGTGTGCAGCCTTTAG
- a CDS encoding secondary thiamine-phosphate synthase enzyme YjbQ: MPVSVETTARVELVDLTDRISGEIPPDASGVCTVFLQHTSAGLLVQENESRLKGDLVRMLESVVPTGNGYGHDEIDNNADSHLRAALLDSSLSIPVVDGELQLGTWQSVFLVELDGPRTRSVLVTVS, translated from the coding sequence ATGCCCGTTAGCGTCGAAACCACAGCACGCGTCGAACTCGTTGACCTCACCGACCGAATTTCCGGTGAAATTCCGCCCGACGCGAGCGGCGTGTGTACCGTGTTTCTACAGCACACCTCTGCTGGCTTGCTCGTCCAAGAGAACGAATCGCGGCTCAAAGGTGACCTCGTCCGAATGCTCGAATCAGTGGTTCCGACGGGCAATGGCTATGGGCACGATGAAATCGACAACAATGCAGATTCGCATCTCCGGGCCGCGCTGCTCGACAGCAGTCTCTCGATTCCGGTCGTGGATGGGGAGCTACAGCTTGGGACGTGGCAGTCGGTGTTTCTCGTGGAGTTGGATGGGCCGCGTACGCGGAGCGTCCTCGTCACCGTTTCCTAA
- the nikR gene encoding nickel-responsive transcriptional regulator NikR, whose amino-acid sequence MTVVSVSMPDELLERIDAFSEEHGYTGRSEVIREASRNLLGEFEDKRLEDRELMGVVTVLFKFQTTSVEEKMMRLRHEHEELVASNFHSHVGDHYCMELFILEGSLETISTFVGKIRATKDILTVDYSVIPVDEFGAFANLE is encoded by the coding sequence ATGACCGTTGTCAGCGTCTCCATGCCGGACGAACTGTTAGAACGAATCGACGCCTTCTCAGAAGAACACGGCTATACGGGCCGCAGCGAGGTTATCCGCGAGGCCAGCCGTAATCTATTGGGAGAGTTCGAGGACAAACGCTTAGAAGACCGCGAGCTGATGGGCGTCGTCACGGTGTTGTTCAAGTTCCAGACGACGAGCGTCGAAGAGAAGATGATGCGCCTGCGCCACGAACACGAAGAACTCGTCGCTTCGAACTTCCACAGTCACGTCGGCGACCATTACTGCATGGAACTGTTCATCCTCGAAGGCTCACTCGAAACGATTTCGACGTTCGTCGGGAAGATTCGCGCCACCAAGGACATTCTCACCGTCGATTATTCGGTGATTCCAGTCGATGAGTTCGGCGCGTTTGCGAATCTCGAATAA
- a CDS encoding metal ABC transporter permease, with amino-acid sequence MCALTAPFGIEMLCLPFMQRAFIAGVAIGVVAPLIGSFLVHRQLSLIGETLAHTAFSGVAIGLFLSSALAIAVSPYLTALVVAVIAALLIQVISEYTDAYGDVSMAIVLAGGFALGTVIITATGGIAVSINQYLFGSLSTVTRESTGILVVLSVVVCAVIALTYRQLLFITFDETAARVASLNVRGYNRLLVVLTAVVVVAAMQLMGVILVAAMLVVPVAAAAQVARSFKQSVWYSILAAEFAVIVGITLSYVYDLATGGVIVLVAIAVYAGAVVVGKLGASRQHA; translated from the coding sequence ATGTGTGCGCTCACAGCCCCGTTCGGCATCGAAATGCTCTGTCTGCCGTTCATGCAGCGGGCGTTCATCGCGGGTGTCGCAATCGGCGTCGTCGCCCCGCTCATCGGGTCGTTTCTCGTCCATCGCCAACTTTCGCTCATCGGTGAAACCCTCGCGCACACCGCGTTTTCTGGCGTCGCCATCGGCCTCTTTCTCAGTTCGGCGCTCGCCATCGCCGTCTCGCCATACCTGACCGCGCTTGTCGTCGCAGTAATTGCAGCGTTGCTCATCCAAGTCATCTCCGAGTACACGGACGCCTACGGCGACGTGTCCATGGCGATCGTCTTAGCAGGCGGATTCGCCCTCGGGACGGTCATCATCACCGCAACCGGCGGCATCGCGGTGAGCATCAATCAGTACCTCTTTGGCAGTCTCTCGACGGTCACGCGTGAGAGCACGGGCATTCTCGTGGTGTTGAGTGTGGTCGTTTGCGCCGTCATCGCGCTCACCTACCGCCAACTGCTGTTCATCACGTTCGACGAAACGGCCGCGAGGGTAGCCAGTCTGAACGTGCGTGGCTACAATCGCCTGCTCGTCGTGCTCACCGCGGTCGTCGTCGTCGCGGCGATGCAGCTCATGGGCGTCATCCTCGTCGCCGCGATGCTCGTCGTGCCGGTCGCGGCCGCCGCACAGGTCGCCCGCAGCTTCAAGCAGTCGGTCTGGTATTCAATTCTCGCAGCCGAGTTCGCAGTGATCGTCGGCATCACCCTCTCTTATGTCTACGACCTCGCCACGGGCGGGGTCATCGTGCTCGTCGCAATCGCGGTGTACGCAGGCGCGGTGGTCGTCGGAAAACTTGGTGCGTCACGACAGCACGCGTAG
- a CDS encoding metal ABC transporter ATP-binding protein: MTAVIEVENVSFGYGSLPVVEDVSLTVEAGEFLGLVGPNGSGKSTLLKLMLGLLAPDSGRVTLFGEPATAFGQGERIGYVAQDVTSSAKGMPITVREVVTMGRYPHVGFGQFGARDREIVANALETVNIAHLAERQLNHLSGGQRQRVFIARALAAEADLLALDEPAVGVDAESREAFYDLLKRLNGEGMTIILIDHDIGVVTDHATKIACINRRLFFHGESTGFTESDALAEAYGANQRVLHHDHAHPADPADEDEGDGT, encoded by the coding sequence ATGACGGCGGTCATCGAAGTCGAAAACGTCTCGTTTGGCTACGGGTCGCTCCCCGTCGTCGAAGACGTGTCCCTCACGGTCGAGGCCGGAGAGTTCCTCGGCCTCGTCGGGCCGAACGGCTCTGGCAAGAGCACGCTCCTCAAGCTCATGTTGGGGTTGCTTGCTCCCGATTCAGGGCGCGTCACGTTGTTCGGTGAACCAGCGACGGCGTTCGGTCAGGGCGAGCGCATCGGCTACGTGGCACAGGACGTGACCAGTTCGGCAAAGGGGATGCCAATCACTGTCCGTGAAGTGGTCACGATGGGACGCTACCCACACGTCGGCTTTGGCCAGTTTGGTGCGCGCGACCGCGAAATTGTAGCCAATGCACTGGAAACGGTGAACATCGCCCATCTCGCCGAGCGACAGCTCAACCACCTTTCTGGCGGCCAACGCCAGCGCGTGTTCATCGCCCGTGCGCTCGCAGCGGAAGCCGACTTGCTCGCACTCGACGAGCCAGCAGTTGGCGTGGATGCAGAATCGCGCGAAGCGTTCTACGACCTGCTCAAACGCCTCAACGGCGAGGGGATGACGATCATCCTCATCGACCACGACATCGGCGTCGTCACCGACCACGCGACGAAGATTGCGTGTATCAACCGGCGGCTGTTCTTTCACGGCGAATCGACGGGCTTCACCGAGAGCGACGCACTCGCAGAAGCGTACGGCGCGAACCAGCGCGTGCTTCACCACGACCACGCGCATCCTGCTGACCCAGCCGACGAAGACGAAGGTGATGGGACGTGA
- a CDS encoding metal ABC transporter substrate-binding protein: MDGFSRRAALQLGGTLAAGVCAGCLTGAESTDRDKLATASFFVLGDFASKVADDATQIDTLVPVGQHGHGWEPGPSIQQAILDAAAFVYMGEGFQLWADNVVQNLERDAPELVVIEARHGISLLEAGGHDDEKGDHDAEEDGHGDEDNHDTEDGDHDHASIDPHFWLDPQRAAQAVDTIAAGLTIADSAQAERYRDGATSYADALAELDSEIEETLSSRTRDTVLVAGHDAFQYLADRYGFEVHALSSLSPDTEPTPQDVREAQAVIEEHGIEHVLAPVFESDRAARQLVEETDATDLLPITSIPTASEEWMENDWGYIDIMREVNLPTLREALGA; encoded by the coding sequence ATGGATGGGTTTTCGCGCCGAGCGGCACTCCAGCTTGGAGGCACACTTGCGGCAGGCGTGTGCGCTGGCTGCTTGACGGGAGCAGAAAGCACAGATAGAGACAAACTCGCAACGGCGTCGTTTTTCGTGCTCGGCGATTTCGCCAGCAAAGTCGCCGATGACGCCACTCAAATTGATACTCTCGTCCCTGTTGGCCAACACGGCCACGGCTGGGAACCTGGACCGAGTATCCAACAAGCAATCCTCGACGCGGCGGCGTTCGTCTATATGGGCGAGGGGTTTCAACTGTGGGCGGACAACGTCGTCCAGAATCTCGAACGCGACGCCCCCGAACTCGTCGTCATCGAAGCGCGACACGGCATCTCGCTGCTCGAAGCGGGTGGTCACGACGATGAGAAAGGCGACCACGACGCAGAAGAAGACGGCCACGGAGACGAAGACAACCACGACACAGAAGACGGTGACCACGACCACGCGAGCATCGACCCGCATTTCTGGCTCGACCCCCAGCGCGCCGCACAAGCCGTCGATACCATCGCAGCAGGGCTTACGATTGCAGATTCAGCGCAGGCAGAACGCTACCGGGACGGAGCAACGTCTTACGCAGACGCACTCGCAGAACTGGATAGCGAAATCGAAGAGACGCTGTCGTCGCGCACGCGAGACACCGTCCTCGTCGCCGGCCACGACGCCTTCCAGTATCTCGCCGACCGCTATGGCTTCGAGGTCCACGCGCTGTCGTCGCTCTCGCCCGACACGGAGCCAACGCCACAGGACGTGCGCGAGGCCCAAGCAGTCATCGAAGAACACGGCATCGAGCACGTCCTCGCGCCGGTGTTCGAATCAGACCGAGCCGCCCGGCAACTGGTCGAGGAAACGGATGCCACGGACCTACTGCCCATCACGTCGATTCCGACGGCTTCAGAGGAATGGATGGAAAACGACTGGGGATACATCGACATCATGCGGGAGGTGAACCTCCCAACCCTCCGGGAGGCACTCGGCGCATGA